From the Marinitoga sp. 38H-ov genome, one window contains:
- a CDS encoding lysophospholipid acyltransferase family protein produces the protein MRKFLKLIIASYIRKKYNIKVIGEIPKPPFLLIANHTHILDGFFVQSIIPYPISFVMAGGTYYHKLVNPIFKHFKFIPKQKGVPDIKTVRNIFKVLKNGGVVGLFPEGSTTWTGNYQQVPPGTDKLLDKIKVPILAAKVHGGYLSKPRWAKHERKGSIIVELNTFNDSSALEYIKYNEWDWQEKNKVKFIGNKKAEGLERIFWFCDKCNSFNTIEAKDNIAKCTNCSFEYKVDDYGYINGKRIDDIIYTQKEKLKNYMINYLNKYIVLGIGILEERELFKPKLINKEKGIIEIFDYGIKFNKNIFEFDKIKNGVCFVSTVFEFIYEDKVYRIKSENYSYLLYNIYKIRSGNNVHIDG, from the coding sequence TTGAGAAAATTTTTAAAACTTATCATAGCTTCATATATTAGAAAAAAATATAATATTAAAGTTATAGGTGAAATACCTAAACCTCCATTTTTGTTAATTGCAAATCATACGCATATATTAGATGGTTTTTTTGTGCAATCTATAATACCCTATCCAATAAGTTTTGTAATGGCTGGAGGGACATATTATCATAAACTGGTTAATCCAATTTTTAAACATTTTAAGTTTATTCCCAAACAAAAAGGTGTACCTGATATAAAAACAGTGAGGAATATTTTTAAAGTTCTAAAAAATGGAGGAGTAGTTGGGCTTTTTCCAGAAGGCTCTACAACATGGACAGGAAATTATCAACAAGTACCTCCAGGGACTGATAAATTGTTAGATAAAATAAAAGTTCCAATTTTAGCAGCTAAAGTACATGGAGGATATTTGTCTAAACCAAGGTGGGCAAAACATGAACGAAAAGGAAGTATAATTGTTGAATTAAATACTTTTAATGATTCTTCTGCTTTAGAATATATAAAATATAATGAATGGGATTGGCAAGAAAAAAATAAAGTTAAGTTTATTGGTAATAAAAAAGCAGAAGGCTTAGAAAGAATTTTTTGGTTTTGTGATAAATGCAATTCATTTAATACAATAGAAGCTAAAGATAATATTGCAAAATGTACTAATTGTTCTTTTGAATATAAAGTTGATGATTATGGATATATAAATGGAAAAAGAATAGATGATATTATTTATACACAAAAAGAAAAATTGAAAAATTATATGATTAATTATTTAAATAAATATATAGTATTAGGTATAGGAATTTTAGAAGAAAGAGAATTGTTTAAGCCTAAATTGATAAATAAAGAAAAGGGAATTATAGAGATCTTTGATTACGGTATAAAATTTAATAAAAATATATTTGAATTTGATAAAATAAAAAATGGTGTGTGCTTTGTATCAACGGTATTTGAGTTTATATATGAAGATAAAGTGTACAGGATAAAATCGGAAAATTATAGTTATTTATTGTATAATATATATAAAATAAGGAGTGGAAATAATGTACATATCGATGGTTGA
- a CDS encoding alpha-amylase family glycosyl hydrolase — MNEKIYDKLKFLYPNEVDKVYNKLMELIEKYKISNNDIELTEKDVILITYGDSIKKNGEKPLNTLHKFLNEHVKGIINTVHILPFFPYSSDDGFSVIDYKKVNPELGDWEDIEKLSKDYNLMFDAVINHISKESEWFREYLKGNTKYKNYFIEQEPVEELKYVTRPRALPLLHIYETKEGKKHIWTTFSEDQIDLNYKNTDLFLEIVEILLFYAKKGAKLIRLDAIGYLWKEIGTSCIHLEQTHKMIQLFRDILDLTAKDVILVTETNVPHHENISYFGNGYNEAQMVYNFSLPPLVLYSFLSKNAYYISHWANTLETSSEKTTFFNFLASHDGIGLMPAKGILKDEEIDFLVEHTLKNKGLVSYKSNPDGSKSPYELNINYFDALYEKDEDMELNIRKFVSAYAIASSMKGVPGIYIHSLLGSRNYYEGVEKTGMNRSINREKLNYDKLENEINDIQSLRYKIFNAMKNMLKIRVSHKAFNPKGEQRVLFLDNRVFLFVREYEDEKILVLTNVSDNEINLKLKNEFSEKPKDLLSNKKINVENDILKIKLKPYETMWII, encoded by the coding sequence ATGAACGAGAAAATATATGATAAATTGAAGTTCTTATATCCAAATGAAGTAGATAAAGTATATAACAAGCTTATGGAATTAATAGAAAAATATAAAATATCTAATAATGATATAGAATTAACAGAAAAGGATGTTATTCTAATAACATATGGTGATTCAATAAAAAAAAATGGAGAAAAACCATTAAATACTTTGCATAAGTTTTTAAATGAACATGTAAAAGGAATAATAAATACAGTTCATATTTTACCTTTTTTTCCATACTCATCAGATGATGGATTTTCTGTGATAGATTATAAGAAAGTGAATCCTGAATTAGGAGATTGGGAAGATATAGAAAAATTATCAAAAGATTATAATTTAATGTTTGATGCTGTAATAAATCATATATCAAAAGAAAGTGAATGGTTTCGAGAATATTTAAAAGGAAATACAAAGTATAAAAATTATTTTATTGAACAAGAACCAGTTGAAGAATTAAAATATGTAACTAGGCCACGTGCTTTACCATTATTGCATATATATGAAACGAAAGAAGGTAAAAAACATATATGGACAACTTTTAGTGAAGATCAAATTGATTTGAATTATAAGAATACAGATTTGTTTTTGGAAATAGTAGAAATATTATTATTTTATGCAAAAAAGGGAGCAAAATTAATTAGATTAGATGCAATAGGATATTTGTGGAAAGAAATAGGTACATCATGTATTCATTTAGAACAAACACATAAGATGATTCAATTATTTAGAGATATACTAGACTTAACTGCAAAGGATGTAATTTTAGTAACAGAAACAAATGTTCCACATCATGAAAATATTTCATATTTTGGAAATGGATATAATGAAGCGCAAATGGTATATAATTTTTCTCTACCGCCATTAGTATTATACTCTTTTCTTTCAAAAAATGCGTATTATATATCTCATTGGGCAAATACATTAGAAACTTCTAGTGAAAAAACTACATTTTTTAATTTTTTAGCTTCACATGATGGAATTGGTTTAATGCCTGCAAAAGGTATTTTAAAAGATGAAGAAATAGATTTTTTAGTTGAACATACATTAAAAAATAAAGGTTTAGTATCTTATAAAAGTAATCCAGACGGATCAAAATCTCCATATGAACTAAATATTAATTATTTTGATGCATTATATGAAAAAGATGAAGATATGGAATTAAATATTAGAAAATTTGTTTCTGCATATGCAATTGCATCGTCTATGAAAGGTGTTCCTGGAATATATATTCATAGTTTACTTGGATCAAGAAATTATTATGAAGGTGTAGAGAAAACAGGAATGAATAGGAGTATAAATAGGGAGAAGTTAAATTATGATAAATTGGAAAATGAAATAAATGATATTCAATCTTTAAGATATAAAATATTTAATGCTATGAAAAATATGTTGAAAATAAGAGTGTCTCATAAGGCTTTTAATCCTAAAGGCGAACAACGAGTTTTATTTTTAGATAATAGAGTATTTTTATTTGTTAGAGAATATGAGGATGAAAAAATATTAGTTTTAACAAATGTATCTGATAATGAAATAAATTTAAAATTAAAAAACGAATTTTCTGAAAAGCCAAAAGATTTATTATCAAATAAAAAAATAAATGTAGAAAATGATATTTTAAAAATTAAATTAAAACCATACGAAACTATGTGGATAATATAA
- a CDS encoding MurR/RpiR family transcriptional regulator, which yields MILNKIKGIYNSLTKREKKVADYILQRASDVIHYSITELANWAEVSETTVYRVIKKLGFSGYQEFKIVLAKELSEPVIEVEEEDLFSTIHNKICNSLNVIYQSLNKELLNKVAEKILNSKKIIFYAVGRSFPVALDSSLKFSALGLSAAAYSDPHMQVIVGANLSNEDMVISISHSGYIRDVFKSTQVAKDAGAYTVAITSGVDSPLSMVVHDVIYTTPSDPSENEFTHDRIGEMYIIELLYNLVVSKKFTDEHFNKLKDVIEPKKF from the coding sequence ATGATACTTAACAAAATTAAGGGGATATATAATTCATTAACTAAAAGAGAAAAGAAAGTAGCTGATTATATTCTTCAAAGAGCTTCTGATGTAATACATTATAGTATTACTGAATTAGCTAATTGGGCAGAAGTTAGCGAAACAACAGTATATAGGGTTATAAAAAAATTAGGGTTTTCTGGTTATCAGGAATTTAAAATAGTATTAGCAAAGGAATTATCAGAACCAGTTATAGAAGTTGAGGAAGAAGATTTATTTTCAACTATTCATAATAAAATTTGCAATAGTTTGAACGTTATATATCAAAGTTTAAATAAAGAATTGTTAAATAAAGTTGCTGAAAAAATATTAAACTCTAAAAAAATAATATTTTATGCAGTAGGAAGGTCATTTCCTGTTGCTCTTGATAGTTCTTTAAAATTTTCTGCACTTGGATTGTCCGCAGCTGCATATTCAGACCCTCATATGCAAGTTATAGTAGGAGCTAATTTGTCAAATGAAGATATGGTTATATCAATTAGTCATTCTGGATATATTAGAGATGTTTTTAAATCTACTCAAGTTGCAAAAGATGCTGGAGCATATACTGTTGCAATTACGTCTGGAGTGGATTCTCCATTAAGTATGGTTGTGCACGATGTTATTTATACAACACCAAGTGATCCATCTGAAAATGAATTTACTCATGATAGAATAGGTGAAATGTATATTATTGAATTATTATATAATCTAGTAGTTTCAAAAAAATTTACCGATGAACATTTTAATAAGCTTAAAGATGTTATTGAGCCAAAGAAATTTTAA
- a CDS encoding carbohydrate ABC transporter permease has product MVKKKSFIRSFIFWTLIAILVVFITYPFAWMISVSFRYDTDAFEPGIIPERPTLDTYAILLGFKKSVREELSNEQQQLLDLVKSLPEEQQKAVLEQIESQRKKESFPFLRFFRNSLILAGLSALVSLILSIFGAYAFSRIDFKGRGIIQRGVLIVYLFGGTILAVPLYQIFVKIGLTSTGFSSAIALFIIYIVQTIPVSLYMLGNYFRTIPKSIEEAAIIDGSSRMGVITKIIIPLSLPAIITVYIYAFMIAWNEFLFASIFVRPFPEFYTLPLGLNEIFNSEHAIWAKMMAASVVTAVPVVVMFMMMEKYLTGGLTAGGVKE; this is encoded by the coding sequence ATGGTAAAGAAAAAATCATTTATTAGATCTTTTATATTTTGGACATTAATAGCCATCTTAGTAGTTTTTATAACCTATCCATTTGCTTGGATGATATCTGTATCCTTTAGATATGATACAGATGCATTTGAGCCTGGGATAATTCCTGAAAGACCTACATTAGATACATATGCAATACTTTTAGGTTTTAAAAAATCAGTTAGAGAGGAACTTAGTAATGAACAACAACAGTTATTAGATTTAGTAAAATCACTTCCAGAAGAACAGCAAAAAGCTGTTTTAGAACAAATAGAATCTCAAAGAAAAAAAGAATCCTTCCCGTTTTTAAGATTTTTTAGAAATAGTTTAATTTTAGCAGGCCTTAGCGCTTTAGTAAGTTTAATATTATCAATATTTGGTGCATATGCATTTAGTAGGATAGATTTTAAAGGTAGAGGGATAATACAAAGAGGGGTATTGATTGTTTATCTTTTTGGTGGTACAATTTTAGCTGTTCCTCTTTATCAAATATTTGTGAAAATTGGTTTAACTTCAACTGGATTTTCTTCCGCAATTGCACTGTTTATAATTTATATTGTTCAAACAATTCCAGTTTCATTGTATATGTTAGGAAATTATTTTAGAACAATACCTAAATCCATAGAAGAAGCTGCTATAATAGATGGATCAAGTAGAATGGGAGTTATTACCAAAATAATTATTCCACTATCTTTACCAGCAATAATTACAGTATATATTTATGCATTTATGATAGCATGGAATGAGTTTTTATTTGCATCAATATTTGTTCGACCATTTCCTGAATTCTATACATTACCTTTAGGTCTAAATGAAATTTTCAATTCAGAACATGCAATATGGGCAAAAATGATGGCAGCATCAGTAGTAACAGCAGTTCCAGTAGTTGTTATGTTTATGATGATGGAAAAATATTTAACCGGTGGTTTAACAGCAGGTGGAGTAAAAGAGTAG
- a CDS encoding sugar ABC transporter permease produces the protein MSVISLREKEARFGWKLVLPTVILISLLILYPVIYNIYLSFFEVSISDAPNKFVGLKNYSEILKDISFWKSFGITILFTFTTVLGSILLGLGVALLMNREFPGRNIVRALLLLPYVTPLIAIVFAWRYIFLPIDGPLMQFLANFGMNPGNDFVNNPNNAFWVVSVFNIWRNFPFVYLMILSRLQSIPTDYYEAAEIDGASDWQKFLHITLPELYFVIASVALLRGIWNFYKFDEVYLMSKFANTLPVYIYEKAFSGIPEQGVAAAIATILFVIMISLIGLYVKKVLKW, from the coding sequence ATGTCTGTAATATCTTTAAGAGAAAAAGAAGCAAGATTTGGTTGGAAGTTAGTACTGCCAACAGTAATATTAATTTCTTTGTTAATCCTATACCCTGTAATTTATAATATATATTTAAGTTTTTTTGAGGTGTCAATTTCCGATGCCCCAAATAAGTTTGTAGGATTAAAAAACTATAGTGAAATATTAAAAGATATATCATTTTGGAAATCATTTGGAATTACAATATTATTTACTTTTACAACAGTATTAGGAAGTATTTTATTAGGATTAGGGGTAGCATTATTAATGAATAGAGAATTTCCAGGAAGAAATATTGTCAGAGCTTTATTATTATTGCCATATGTAACTCCATTAATAGCAATAGTTTTTGCTTGGAGATATATATTTTTGCCTATCGATGGACCATTAATGCAATTTTTAGCAAATTTTGGTATGAATCCAGGCAATGATTTTGTAAATAATCCAAATAATGCATTTTGGGTTGTTTCTGTTTTTAATATATGGAGGAACTTTCCTTTTGTATATTTAATGATTTTATCCAGATTACAATCTATACCAACTGATTATTATGAAGCAGCAGAAATTGATGGAGCAAGCGATTGGCAAAAGTTTTTACATATAACATTGCCAGAACTATATTTTGTTATTGCATCTGTTGCATTATTAAGAGGAATATGGAATTTCTATAAATTTGACGAAGTATATCTTATGTCTAAATTTGCAAATACTTTACCAGTATATATATATGAAAAAGCATTTTCAGGGATTCCAGAACAAGGAGTTGCAGCAGCTATTGCAACTATATTATTTGTAATAATGATTTCATTAATAGGGTTGTATGTAAAGAAGGTGTTAAAATGGTAA
- a CDS encoding extracellular solute-binding protein, protein MKKLLVLMLAVILVSSVFAKITFWTTEVESNRMQRIRALATIFKAQTGIEVEVVPVEENDLLKQIPIAKNAGTLPDLLEGGIEPILLLGSENFLDEDLATKIIMDFGDVYNGAARMLNNGEGKYYGIPFHAWVQGIWYRKDMFASQDLGDPISWYNIALAAKVLTNPDKGVYGIILPKKADAYAEQVFTEIALANGARPIDEMGNVTFNTPEMIEAFRFYKELGKYSKPGFTTVLDALKGYLNGEAAMIFYSTYIMDDIAVEEVQKGRINKFNPELVKNTGFANKMINVRPSSYGQVVALGITKNANKEEVEKFVKFLMTDKNYVYWVHMAPGGMNPTRKSVAESEAFLDNPVLERYGKEKIAEIVAALDSVERFEFLNGKVITDMSKLSANFVIGKAINYMFANDWTPQQTAMWAQKEAEKVLGK, encoded by the coding sequence ATGAAAAAGTTATTAGTATTGATGTTGGCTGTTATTTTAGTTTCATCAGTTTTTGCTAAGATTACTTTTTGGACAACAGAAGTTGAATCAAACAGAATGCAAAGAATTAGAGCATTGGCAACTATTTTTAAAGCACAAACAGGTATTGAAGTAGAAGTTGTTCCTGTAGAAGAAAATGATCTTTTAAAACAAATACCTATTGCAAAAAATGCTGGAACATTACCAGATTTATTAGAAGGCGGAATTGAACCAATATTATTATTAGGTTCAGAAAACTTTTTAGATGAAGATTTAGCTACAAAAATAATTATGGATTTTGGAGATGTATACAACGGTGCTGCTAGAATGTTAAACAACGGGGAAGGAAAATATTATGGAATCCCATTCCACGCATGGGTACAAGGAATTTGGTATAGAAAAGATATGTTTGCTTCTCAAGATTTAGGAGATCCTATTAGTTGGTATAATATTGCTTTAGCTGCTAAAGTATTAACTAATCCAGATAAAGGTGTATACGGTATTATATTACCTAAAAAAGCTGATGCATATGCAGAACAAGTTTTTACAGAAATAGCTTTAGCAAATGGAGCAAGACCTATAGACGAAATGGGAAATGTTACATTCAACACACCAGAAATGATTGAAGCATTTAGGTTCTATAAGGAATTAGGAAAATATTCAAAACCTGGTTTTACAACTGTATTAGATGCATTAAAAGGATATTTAAATGGAGAAGCAGCAATGATATTCTATTCAACATATATAATGGATGATATTGCTGTAGAAGAAGTACAAAAAGGAAGGATAAACAAATTTAATCCAGAATTAGTAAAAAATACTGGTTTTGCTAATAAAATGATTAATGTAAGACCTTCTTCATATGGCCAAGTTGTAGCTTTAGGTATTACTAAGAATGCTAATAAAGAAGAAGTAGAAAAATTTGTTAAATTCTTAATGACAGATAAAAACTATGTATATTGGGTACATATGGCACCAGGTGGAATGAATCCAACAAGAAAATCTGTAGCTGAAAGTGAAGCGTTTTTAGATAATCCAGTATTAGAAAGATATGGAAAAGAAAAAATTGCAGAAATTGTAGCAGCATTAGATTCTGTAGAAAGATTTGAATTCTTAAATGGAAAAGTTATTACAGACATGAGTAAATTAAGTGCAAACTTTGTTATAGGAAAAGCTATAAACTATATGTTTGCAAATGATTGGACACCACAACAAACAGCTATGTGGGCACAAAAAGAAGCAGAAAAAGTTCTAGGTAAGTAA
- a CDS encoding glycosyltransferase family 4 protein, translating into MKIGLMHFRVGETDGVSLEMKKWKIALEKQKHDVQFIAGTLGKEEGIKIPLLAYEEPRNLIIREKAFQSLGDWSKEKLKNEIDKLAEDIYIDLKEKIGTFDVIVVNNIFSLAHNLSAAMALNKFVKEKKIKVIGHHHDFYWEREFYSNPTSDYVKEILENIMPPGDIKHIVINSIAQESIKEIKGVDSLIVPNVFDFEAHLWEKDSYNSKILEKVGIKENDIVFLQATRVVRRKAIELAIDTISELQKDIKNYIGKEIYSGKKIKEDTRIILLLPGLDEEPLYKKLLIEHAKEKKVNAIFCNELLEEIRDENKGTFSLWDFYTISDFITYPSVLEGFGNQLLEGIFAKKPILVYEYPVYEKDIKLSGFEIISLGSNAKKINGKYEVENKIIEKCAKEILDILLNKKKAEIITEKNFEIGKKFYSYETLNLILKGIF; encoded by the coding sequence ATGAAAATAGGATTAATGCATTTTAGAGTAGGAGAAACCGATGGAGTTTCTTTGGAGATGAAAAAGTGGAAAATTGCATTAGAGAAACAAAAACATGATGTACAATTTATAGCTGGTACATTAGGAAAAGAAGAAGGGATTAAAATTCCATTGTTAGCATATGAAGAGCCACGGAATTTAATTATAAGAGAAAAAGCGTTTCAATCCTTAGGAGATTGGTCAAAAGAAAAATTAAAAAATGAAATTGATAAATTGGCTGAAGACATATATATTGATTTAAAGGAAAAAATAGGAACTTTTGATGTTATTGTAGTTAATAATATTTTTTCTTTAGCTCATAATTTATCAGCAGCAATGGCTTTAAATAAATTTGTCAAAGAAAAAAAGATTAAGGTTATAGGCCATCATCATGATTTCTATTGGGAAAGAGAATTTTATTCAAATCCAACTTCGGATTATGTAAAAGAAATTTTAGAAAATATTATGCCGCCCGGAGATATTAAGCATATTGTTATTAATTCCATAGCTCAAGAAAGCATTAAAGAAATTAAAGGAGTAGATAGCTTAATTGTTCCAAATGTATTTGATTTTGAAGCTCATTTATGGGAAAAAGATTCATATAATTCAAAAATATTAGAAAAAGTTGGAATAAAAGAGAATGATATTGTTTTTTTGCAAGCTACTAGAGTAGTTAGAAGAAAAGCTATTGAATTAGCAATAGATACAATTTCAGAATTACAAAAAGATATAAAAAATTATATAGGAAAAGAAATTTATTCTGGTAAAAAAATCAAAGAAGACACAAGAATTATATTATTATTACCTGGTTTAGATGAAGAACCGTTATATAAGAAATTATTAATAGAGCATGCTAAAGAAAAAAAAGTAAATGCGATTTTTTGTAATGAATTATTAGAAGAAATTAGAGATGAAAATAAAGGGACATTTTCGTTATGGGATTTTTATACAATTAGTGATTTTATTACTTATCCAAGTGTATTAGAAGGTTTTGGAAATCAACTTTTAGAAGGAATATTTGCAAAAAAGCCAATTTTAGTATATGAATACCCTGTATATGAAAAAGATATTAAATTAAGTGGTTTTGAAATAATAAGCTTAGGAAGTAACGCTAAAAAAATAAATGGAAAATATGAAGTAGAAAATAAAATAATTGAAAAATGTGCTAAAGAAATATTGGATATTTTGTTAAATAAGAAAAAAGCGGAAATTATTACAGAAAAAAACTTTGAAATAGGGAAAAAATTTTATTCATATGAAACATTAAATTTAATATTAAAAGGCATTTTTTAG
- a CDS encoding ADP-ribosylglycohydrolase family protein: MEKLKDRFVGALYGLIVGNALGAPYKNIEFKEITDFSSGGVFNLDIGEWTDVSSMALCLANSLIEDGFDLNSQMKKYVKWVEEGYMSSKEKSFGIDNQTLEAIIYFEKNNKFVDITEKDSNKPLARLAPVPMYFKSSFKDAVYYSGQSSYTTHNNIYTIHACKYLGGLIQQAINGTNKKILLSEVHKHMDLIYDVKLKIVDIPYKTKNELSSSNSVLDTLEIVLWSFYNTNNFKDAVLTAVNFGENTDEIGAIIGQVAGAYYGFENIPKLWTLKIVKREMIMNIIENLYNVSK; the protein is encoded by the coding sequence ATGGAAAAATTAAAAGATAGGTTTGTAGGCGCATTATATGGTTTAATTGTTGGAAATGCTTTGGGTGCTCCCTATAAAAATATTGAATTTAAAGAAATAACAGATTTTTCTAGTGGGGGGGTTTTCAATTTAGATATAGGTGAATGGACAGATGTTTCTTCGATGGCATTATGTTTAGCAAATAGTTTAATAGAAGATGGGTTTGATTTAAATAGTCAAATGAAAAAATATGTAAAGTGGGTAGAAGAAGGGTATATGTCATCTAAAGAAAAATCATTTGGTATAGATAATCAAACATTAGAAGCTATAATATATTTTGAGAAAAATAATAAATTTGTTGATATAACCGAAAAAGATTCAAATAAACCATTAGCTAGATTGGCTCCAGTTCCGATGTATTTTAAAAGTTCTTTCAAAGATGCAGTATATTATTCCGGTCAAAGTTCATATACAACACATAATAATATATATACAATTCATGCATGTAAATATTTAGGAGGATTAATTCAGCAAGCGATTAATGGAACCAATAAGAAAATATTGTTAAGCGAAGTACATAAACATATGGATTTAATATATGATGTAAAATTAAAAATTGTAGATATTCCCTATAAAACAAAAAATGAACTGAGTTCTTCAAATTCTGTATTAGACACATTAGAAATAGTTCTTTGGTCATTTTATAATACAAATAACTTTAAAGATGCAGTATTAACAGCTGTTAATTTTGGCGAAAATACTGATGAAATAGGAGCAATAATAGGTCAAGTTGCAGGTGCATATTATGGCTTTGAAAACATTCCAAAATTATGGACGTTGAAAATAGTAAAAAGAGAAATGATTATGAATATTATTGAAAATCTTTATAATGTATCAAAATAA
- the asnS gene encoding asparagine--tRNA ligase, with protein MEWVYIKDMKKYIGQKVEFRGWLWNKRASGKIAFLQLRDGTGFVQGVVEKTNLGEEKYSEVKKLKMESSLIVRGTVVEDQRSPVGFELHIDDVEIIHNPKEDYPISNKEHGIDFLMEHRHLWVRSRRQFHILKVRHEILKAIREFYNNNGFTLVDTPIFTGSIGESAGNTFEIEYFDYGKVYLAQTGQLYLESAALALGKVYNLGPTFRAEKSKTRRHLIEFWMNEAEVAYYTHEDNMRLQEELVSYIVKKILENASENLIALDRDISKLEKIEAPFPRITYTDAIKLLNKKGSDIKWGEDLGADDETLISEEFDKPVIIEKYPRAVKAFYMQPDPENPDVVLCDDMIAPEGYGEIIGASERIWEEEVLIERLKENNLPIEEYQWYLDLRKFGSVPHSGFGLGIERTVAWICGLKHIREAIPFARTLYRVYP; from the coding sequence ATGGAATGGGTATATATCAAGGATATGAAAAAATATATTGGTCAAAAAGTTGAGTTCAGAGGATGGTTATGGAATAAGAGAGCTAGTGGAAAAATTGCATTTTTACAATTAAGAGATGGGACTGGTTTTGTTCAAGGGGTTGTTGAGAAAACCAATTTGGGAGAAGAAAAATATTCAGAAGTAAAAAAACTAAAGATGGAAAGTTCTTTAATAGTTAGAGGTACAGTTGTAGAAGATCAAAGATCACCTGTAGGATTTGAATTACATATAGATGATGTTGAAATTATTCATAATCCAAAAGAAGATTACCCTATTTCAAACAAAGAACATGGTATTGATTTTTTAATGGAACACAGACATTTATGGGTAAGATCAAGAAGACAATTCCATATTTTAAAAGTTAGACATGAAATTTTAAAAGCTATTAGAGAATTTTATAATAATAATGGATTTACTTTAGTAGATACTCCTATATTTACAGGTTCTATTGGAGAAAGTGCAGGTAATACATTTGAAATAGAATACTTTGATTATGGAAAAGTATACTTAGCCCAAACTGGTCAATTATATTTGGAATCTGCAGCTTTGGCATTAGGAAAAGTATACAATTTAGGGCCAACATTTAGAGCTGAAAAATCTAAAACTAGAAGACATTTAATTGAATTCTGGATGAATGAAGCAGAAGTTGCATATTATACACATGAAGACAATATGAGATTACAAGAAGAATTAGTTTCATATATTGTAAAAAAGATATTAGAAAATGCATCAGAAAATTTAATTGCATTAGATAGAGATATCTCTAAATTAGAAAAAATAGAAGCGCCATTTCCAAGAATTACATATACTGATGCAATTAAATTATTAAATAAAAAAGGTTCAGATATTAAATGGGGTGAAGATTTAGGTGCTGATGATGAAACATTAATATCTGAAGAATTTGATAAACCTGTAATAATAGAAAAATATCCAAGAGCTGTAAAAGCATTTTATATGCAGCCAGATCCAGAAAATCCAGATGTTGTATTATGTGATGATATGATTGCACCTGAAGGATATGGAGAAATAATTGGTGCTTCTGAAAGAATTTGGGAAGAAGAAGTATTAATTGAAAGATTAAAAGAAAATAATTTACCAATTGAAGAGTATCAATGGTATCTTGATTTAAGAAAATTCGGTTCTGTTCCACATAGTGGATTTGGACTTGGAATAGAAAGAACTGTTGCATGGATTTGTGGATTAAAACATATTAGAGAAGCAATTCCATTTGCAAGAACATTATATAGAGTATATCCATAA